The genomic segment ATCCTTGTTGGCTAAACAGCATTTCAGCCCGTTTCATATGCCATTGGTTGGTAACAAGAATGATTTTATGAATATTCTCTTTTTCTAAAATCTCACGGCTGAAAATCGCATTTTCTTTGGTGGTTTTCGCCTTATTTTCCAGCCATTTGGTCTCAATATTGAAGAACATTTTAAATTCATCTGCCATAACCTTTGCCTCAGAAGTCCCATTTGGGCTGCTTCCGGTCGCTAAAATCGGTAAGCCGGTTTCTTTATGCAGGTAAGCAGCATAACGCATTCTTTCTAGTGGAATACCAGTAATTGCCAGTTTGCCGAATAACTCTTGGCTGTCTCGTAGCCCGCCACCTAGCACCACAATCGCTTGAGCATTTTTATATTTCTCTATGGTAAATGGCTCTGCTTCGACTAATGAATCCCCTAATTTCTGTGAAGTATAGGGAATGCTGAAGATATATAAAATCAGAATACCTAACAAGGCAAAGAAGTAAGCAGCGTATTTATAGCCTAAAGAAAAGAGGATTAATGCTAACAACCACAGCAAAATAATATTAAATGGTGGTAAGATCATAGCGGTAATCAGTTTAATGAATTCAAACATAAACAATGCCTATTAAGTAGAAAATGTAGTTCATTTTCCTAAATTATAGGAGGGTTGTCTATTTTTCTTGGTTGAAAAGTATTAAAATGCTCCATTTGAATTAAAATGCGTTAAGGGCAATGGTTATGAAGCAGCAATCTACAAGAGAAAAATTGATTTTGATCGGAGCTGGTGGTTATGCAAAGTCAGTTTTAGATTCACTTGATCACGAGCAGTATGAATTTTGTGGATTTATTGATAATTTTAAACCTGAAGGCAGTTCTCATTTAGGCTACCCTGTATTGGCATCAACAGTACAAAATTTTGCTAATCGTGAACATTATAGCTATTTTATTAGTATTGGGGATAATGCACACAGGCTAGAGAAGTTTTTTAAATTACAGCAGTTTGGTTGTAAGATAATTAATGTGGTGGATAAAACAGCGTTGGTGTCTAAAAATTCCACTCTAGGCATTGGAGTGTTTGTCGGAAAAATGGCA from the Mannheimia haemolytica genome contains:
- the ydcF gene encoding DUF218 domain, translated to MFEFIKLITAMILPPFNIILLWLLALILFSLGYKYAAYFFALLGILILYIFSIPYTSQKLGDSLVEAEPFTIEKYKNAQAIVVLGGGLRDSQELFGKLAITGIPLERMRYAAYLHKETGLPILATGSSPNGTSEAKVMADEFKMFFNIETKWLENKAKTTKENAIFSREILEKENIHKIILVTNQWHMKRAEMLFSQQGFEVMPASVGSGDTPDHYKLNFMHFIPQAGAMNSNMLALKEWIGYWKEK
- the dapH gene encoding 2,3,4,5-tetrahydropyridine-2,6-dicarboxylate N-acetyltransferase, whose protein sequence is MKQQSTREKLILIGAGGYAKSVLDSLDHEQYEFCGFIDNFKPEGSSHLGYPVLASTVQNFANREHYSYFISIGDNAHRLEKFFKLQQFGCKIINVVDKTALVSKNSTLGIGVFVGKMAIVNSGVTVGDNVIINTKSLVEHGCFIGNHCNISTNTTLNGDVIVEDYAFVGSSSVINGQLRIGEAALVGSGAVVIRNVEPRTVVAGVPAKYIKDIK